The following DNA comes from Streptomyces sp. NBC_00690.
ACCACCCCGACACTCTCGCCAGCCGCTACGAGGTCGCCTTCACCCTCAGCAGGACCGGACGGGCCGCGGATGCCCTCCGCGAGTTCGAACGTGTGGCCGACGGCCGTGCACAGGCCCTTGGCGTCGATCATGCCGACACCCTGGCAGCACGTCAGGAATCGGCGTACGTGCTCGGACAACTCGGTCGCCACTTCGAGGCGCACGAGATCTATACGGCTGTGCTCGCCTCCCGTGAGCGAACCATGGGCCCCGATCATCCCGACACCCTGCGCTGCCGCCACAACCTGGGCTTCAGCCTTAGCCGGCTGGGCCGGTTGGAGGACTCGTTCGCGATGGCGGCCGATGTCGCGTCCGCCAGGGCCCGAGTGCTCGGCCCTGACCACCCCGACACCTTGGTCACCCGCTACGAGGTGGCGTACACCCTCGGTCAGTTGGGGCGCTGGCCCGAGGCGTTGGAGACCTACCGGCAGGTGGCGACCGCGCGTGCCCGTGCCCTGGGCGCCGACCATCCCGACACGCTCGCCGCCCGCTACGAGGTGGGCATCGGTCTCGGTCGCCTCGGCCACACCGACCAGGCGCTGGAGCTCTATCAGCGCCTGGTCGCGGACCGCAGCCGACTCAGCGGTCCGCGCCACCCCGAAACGCTTCGCGCCCGGCACGGTCTCGGCGTGAACCTGGGCCGGCTCGGCCGTTGGGAGGAGGCACTCACCGAGGCCAGGGAGGTCAGCTCCCTCAGATCAGGGGTCCTGGGCGCCGACCACCCCGACACCCTGGTGAGCCGCAGGGAGGTCGCCGTGTGCCTGGGCTGGTTGGGTCGCTGGAACGACGCACTGACCGTGTACGAAGGGGTGGCCCTGGCCCGGGAGCGCGTATTGGGCATCGACCACCCCGATGCGCTGGCGAGCCGCAATGACGAGGCGCACTGCCTGGAGCAGTTGGGTCGGCGCGCGGAAGCCGTGGAACTCTACCGTCGGGTTGCCGCACTGCGGGAGAGACGCGGCAGCTGAGAAGGGGAATCCCTGCGGCTGTGCCGCCGTTCCAGGACGCTGCGTCCGCGGCCGGCCCGGCCCTGTGGTCCCCCTGGCGAGCTCTGACCGGAGCCCCCGACCCGAGCCCCGACCCGAGCTCCGGACCGCGTGACGACGGCATCCCGTGATCACACCGCGACCAAGGTGTCGCCTTCCGTGGTGGTTCGACAGCGGCCCCAGCGGTTATGTTCCGGCCATGCCCGCACACACTTCGTACGACGTCGTGATCGTCGGTGGTGGCCACAACGGTCTGGTCGCCGCTGCCTATCTGGCCCGCGCCGGGCGCTCCGTCCTCGTGCTGGAACGCGGACCGCACACCGGGGGTGCCGCAGTCTCCGCGCGTCCCTTCGCCGGGATCGACGCCCGACTGTCCCGCTACTCCTATCTGGTGTCGCTGCTGCCGGAAAAGATCGTGCGCGACCTCGGGCTGCGCTTCTCCGTACGGCGGCGGCGCGTGTCCTCCTACACCCCCAGCGGCAACAGCGGACTCCTCGTGGGCGCCGGTCGCACCCAGGACTCCTTCGCCCAACTCACCGGAGGAGAGCGGGAATTCTCGGCCTGGCAGGAGTTCTACGGCATGACGAGCGCCCTGGCCGGCCGGGTTTTTCCCACCCTGACCGAACCGTTGCCCACCCGCGCGGAGCTGAAGGCCCGTATCGACGACGAAGTGGCCTGGCGAGTGCTGTTCGAAGAGCCCATCGGCGCGGCGATCGAAACGTACTTCCACCATGACCTGGTGCGGGGCGTGGTGCTCACCGATGCCCTGATCGGGACCTTCGCGGACGCCCATGACCCCGGCCTGAGCCAGAACCGTTGCTTCCTCTACCACGTGATCGGCGGTGGCACCGGAGAGTGGGACGTGCCCGTCGGTGGGATGGGCGCGCTCACCGACGCGCTCGCCCTCGCCGCGCGGAACGCGGGGGCCACGATCGCGACCCTGCACGAGGCCACCCGCATCGACACTGACGGCGAGCGGGCAGAGGTCACTTGCCGCTCGCCCCACGCCGAGGTGACGGTGGCCGCCCGTCATGTCCTGGTGAACGCCTCCCCGCAGGAGCTGGCCACTCTCTTGGGAACGTCGCCCCCGGAGCCCGCCGAGGGCGCGCAGTTCAAGGTCAACATGGTCCTGCGGCGCCTGCCCGGCTTGAGGGACCGGACGGTCGACCCCGCCGATGCCTTCGCAGGCACCTTCCATGTGTCCGAAGGGTACGGGCAGTTGGCTGCCGCCTATCGGGAAGCCGCATCGGGAACCATGCCCAGTGCACCCCCGTCCGAGATCTACTGTCACACGCTCACCGACCCCTCGATCCTCAGTTCGGATCTTGCGGCCCGCGGCTATCACACCCTCACCCTCTTCGGGCTCCACACTCCCGCGCGGCTGTTCGCCGCCGAGCCCGCGCGAGCCCGCGCCGAACTCCTCGAAGCGACCCTCGCAGAACTCGACACACACCTCGACGAGTCCATCCGGGACTGCCTCGCCACCGACGAGCGGGGCGAACCCTGTATCGAGGCCCGCAGCCCGCTTGACCTGGAGCAGGAACTTCGTCTTCCGGGTGGGCACATCTTCCACCGTGACCTCAGCTTCCCCTATGCCACCGACTCCAGCGGGCGTTGGGGCGTCGAGACGGAGCACCCCAATGTGCTGCTGTGCGGTGCCGGCGCGGTGCGCGGCGGGGGAGTCAGCGGAGTGCCCGGACACAATGCGGCCATGGCGGTACTGGGGCGGTGAGCCGTCAGCCGGGACCCAACACTGCGGCAGTTATTCGGCTCGGTGATACCGCGCACCGCGACGGCCGTGCACTCGGCTTCCGTTGGGGTTCAGTCCGCAGATGCGGTCCATCCGACGGTCTCGATCCGTGCCGTATCCGCCGGGCGCCGCTCGTCGAAGAGCGTGCGGACCCGGTCCTCGACCCTGATCGCGTCGACGTAGACTCCCCGCCCGACCGACCGCGAATCCGTGGTGTACCTCCAGCGGATCCGTACCGAGGTCTCCCGCCAGGCTGAGAGATCGGCAGTGAGTCGGTGCCACACCCGTTCGGACCAGCCGCCCGCCGACCCGTCCGGATGGTGCCCCGACGGCTGGCGCGCTCCCAGGCGTACGGTGTCGAAGGGCACCGGTCGCCAGGTGGCGCCGCCGTCGGCAGACGCCTCCAACCGGAGCCGGTCCGCTCCCGGGGTCATGTCCCACCACACGGAACTGACCAACCGGGTCGACGGCGAGTCCACGGCAAGCGCGGGCAGCGTCAGCGTCACGTCGGATGCGTTGGCCATCCCCGAGAACCAGGCGGTGCGTCCCCGTCGTGGGCGCACCGCGACGGCACGCGCCAAGCGGTCGGCCGTCGCCACCCGTGGCGCACTGCCCGACCGCCAGGTGCGAACGGGGTGCACGGAGTTGCCGAGGACGATCAGGAACGAGTCGGTACTGGGGTCGAGCACCAGGCTGGTGCCCGTGAATCCGGTGTGCCCGGCACTGAGCGGTGTCGCCATCGCCCCCATGTACCAGGGCTGGTACAACTCGAATCCGAGGCCGTGGGCGTTCCCCGGGAAGTCCGTGTTGGCGTCCTGGAACATCAGCTCGACCGATTCCGGTCGCAGGATGCGCGCGGCTCCATAGCTGCCGCCGTTCAGGAGCGCACGGGCCAGCACCGCCAGGTCCCAGGCGCAGGAGAACACTCCTGCATGCCCGGCGACACCGCCGAACGCGAAGGCGTTCTCGTCGTGCACCTCGCCCCAGACGAGCCCCCGGTCGAGACCGGACCAAGGCGGTCTGGAGTCCTCGGTGGCGGCGATCTTCGGCCGCCACGACGACGGCGGATTGAACCGGGTGCGCTGCATCCCCAGGGGAGCGGTGACGTCCTCGCGCAGGAGAACGTCCAACGACCGGCCGGTGATCCGCTCCAGCAGCAACTGGAGGGCGATCAGATTCAGATCGGAGTAGAGGTAGGTGCTCCCCGGAGGGCTCACGGGAGCCTCTTGCCAGAGCAGTCGCAGCATTCCCTCCCGGGTCGGTTCCCGGTAGAAGGCGATCCACGGCCGCAGTCCCGATGTGTGCGTCAACATCTGACGGACGGTGATCTCCTGCTTGCCCGCAGCCGCGAACTCCGGCAGATAGGAGGCGACGGTGGCGTCGAGCTTCAGCTCTCCTCGCTCGATCCGCTGCACGGCCAGCAGCGAGGTGAACAGCTTGGAAACCGAAGCCAGATCGAAGACGGTGTCTTCGGCCATGGGGATCTGCCGCTCGGCGGGCAGTTCGACACC
Coding sequences within:
- a CDS encoding serine hydrolase, producing MTEDTTGAGISRRWLGSGALALGGAFALAPASFADAAGSDDGPVDGLSSDAALRGSGPTLRRGTPGRAGLIGAHLEQLVTEAEAFLRPSPRKPWYAGAVLLAGRGGTVALHRPIGMAVRYAGYDERSDTGVELPAERQIPMAEDTVFDLASVSKLFTSLLAVQRIERGELKLDATVASYLPEFAAAGKQEITVRQMLTHTSGLRPWIAFYREPTREGMLRLLWQEAPVSPPGSTYLYSDLNLIALQLLLERITGRSLDVLLREDVTAPLGMQRTRFNPPSSWRPKIAATEDSRPPWSGLDRGLVWGEVHDENAFAFGGVAGHAGVFSCAWDLAVLARALLNGGSYGAARILRPESVELMFQDANTDFPGNAHGLGFELYQPWYMGAMATPLSAGHTGFTGTSLVLDPSTDSFLIVLGNSVHPVRTWRSGSAPRVATADRLARAVAVRPRRGRTAWFSGMANASDVTLTLPALAVDSPSTRLVSSVWWDMTPGADRLRLEASADGGATWRPVPFDTVRLGARQPSGHHPDGSAGGWSERVWHRLTADLSAWRETSVRIRWRYTTDSRSVGRGVYVDAIRVEDRVRTLFDERRPADTARIETVGWTASAD
- a CDS encoding phytoene desaturase family protein — its product is MPAHTSYDVVIVGGGHNGLVAAAYLARAGRSVLVLERGPHTGGAAVSARPFAGIDARLSRYSYLVSLLPEKIVRDLGLRFSVRRRRVSSYTPSGNSGLLVGAGRTQDSFAQLTGGEREFSAWQEFYGMTSALAGRVFPTLTEPLPTRAELKARIDDEVAWRVLFEEPIGAAIETYFHHDLVRGVVLTDALIGTFADAHDPGLSQNRCFLYHVIGGGTGEWDVPVGGMGALTDALALAARNAGATIATLHEATRIDTDGERAEVTCRSPHAEVTVAARHVLVNASPQELATLLGTSPPEPAEGAQFKVNMVLRRLPGLRDRTVDPADAFAGTFHVSEGYGQLAAAYREAASGTMPSAPPSEIYCHTLTDPSILSSDLAARGYHTLTLFGLHTPARLFAAEPARARAELLEATLAELDTHLDESIRDCLATDERGEPCIEARSPLDLEQELRLPGGHIFHRDLSFPYATDSSGRWGVETEHPNVLLCGAGAVRGGGVSGVPGHNAAMAVLGR